A region of the Ktedonobacteraceae bacterium genome:
GCCAATAATCTCCTGCTGGCCGGCTCCATCCTGTTCGGTGGTCCAGAGTTGGCAGGAACCGAAGAAAGGCAGGTGGGAGGTGCGGAGATATTGACTGAAGGTGGCGAGGAAGCATTAATTCAAGGAGGTGAGGAAGCGCTCGCTCAAAGCGAAGAGGAAGTACTCCTTGTTCTAGAAAAGTGCTTTAAGGGTATTTTGAGACCAGTGATAATAACGGCCTTCCACCCCGGCTCAATTTGTTTCCATTCATCATCGTGTCCCCGGATTTTCGCCCCGGCTCTGTAATGTTTCCGTCACGATTCTGTCACGACTGATCTGTATGCTTTCTCCAGAAGAAAAAAATCACCTCATTCCTGATGTGCTGGATCAGTGAACTTTCAATGAGGGAGATGTACAGTGAAAGGAAAATCTCATGTCTTACCCACGCCTGCGTTCTGTTGTCCTGCTGAGCGCTTTCTTGATCATGCTGCTGCTGGCAAGTGCTCCCAGCGCTTTCGCCAGAAGCCTGCACAGTAATTTTCCGCTGGGCTGTCCTTCGATTACCAGCTTCACACCCAGCAGTGGAGCGCCCGGAACCCCAGTCACGCTGACCGGTTGTGGCTTTACTGGCTCGACCAGCGTTACCTTTCACGGCGTTGTGGCCAGTTTCGTCGTCAATTCGGACACCCAGATCACGGCCACGGTGCCCGTTGGGGCCACCAGCGGCGTGATCGCCGTTTACACCCCCACGAAGACCGTCAAGAGTCCTGGCAAGTTCATCGTGCTGAAGGCCTCGGCCTCGATCACGCTCTCGCCGACCGTTGGCCCGCCGACCAGTTCGATCACCGTGACCGGTAGTGGCTTCAGCAAGAATAAGGCGGTCGATGTCTACTTCGACACCTCTGACGAAGCGCTAGCAGGGACCGACGGCCAGGGGGCGTTCTCCATCACCATCACCGTGCCTGCTGATGCCGTACCCGGCACGCACACGGTGAGCGCGGTGCAGCGCTACACGGGACTCACGGCCCAGGCCTCGTTCCTGGTGCAGACCAACTGGGACGAGTTCGGCTACAACCTCCAGCACAGCGGCACCAATCCCTACGAAAACGTCCTCAACCCCTCCAACGTCTCCGGTCTGGGCCTCGACTGGACTGCTGCGACCGGAGATGACGTCGCCTCCGTGCCGGCTGTGGTCAACGGGGTGGTCTATGTCGGCTCCTATGATGACAACCTGTATGCCTTTAACGCTCAAACGGGAGCCGAGCTATGGAAGGCCGCAACTGGCAGTCTCGTCCTCTCCTCGCCGGCGGTGGCCAACGGGGTGGTCTATGCCGGCTCCTATGATGGCAACCTGTACGCCTTTAATGCAGTGCATGGTTCCCTGTTGTGGAAAGCCCCGGTCGGCACTTCCATCGCCTCCTCACCCGCCATAGCTAACGGGGTGGTCTATGTCGGCTCAATAGATGGCAACCTCTATGCGTTCAATGCACAGACGGGAAGCGAGTTATGGTTCGCCGCGACCGGCAATAGCATCTACTCCTCACCGGCTGTGGCCAACGGGGTGGTCTATATTGGCTCGTCGGATGACAACCTGTATGCCTATGCCTTGCCAATCCAGCATCGCGCGCAGCCTCCGGCTCGACCTAATCCCGCGCAGTTGCATCCCAACCTGAAGCTTCGTCCGCAGTCCTGAAGATCAGGGGGCCTGCTTAACCAAGCGTCCTGGCTCCAATCAGGCAATGTAGTGGCGCAACTATGTTGTTCAACAACATAGTTCAGCAATCCCGCAAAGCCGATGAATCGGCGGTGGGCGCGATCAATCGGCCCCTACGCGGCTTCGCCGCGGGAATGCCCGTAGGCCCCGATTGATCGCGGGCAGCGCCGATTTATCGGCCTCCGTGGATTCCCAGTATAATTTGTTCATCTCCATAATCGGGCCTCCACAATCAGGTGCTTGTTATGGCTATATGAACAGGCAAATGCCTGTTATGAACTCGTAACGCCTGTAAAGTTAAAGCGTGCGATGCGCAGGGCGGGAGCCAGCACCGGAATGTAATCGCGGCACTGGATGCGCTCGCGGCCTATGGCCTGCACGTCGCGCAGGGCATCGAGAATGCTTTGTGTGAAGCGAAAATTCTTCAAGGGGCTGCTCAGTTCGCCGTGTTCGATCAAAAAAGTGCCATCGCGCGTCATGCCGGTGAAGAGCGTTTTGACCGGGTGTACGGTGTTGGTGTAGTGGAAGCGCGTGACATAGATGCCGCGTTCGATACCCCTTATCAGTTCCTCAAGGCTTGCATCGCCCGCTTCCATCATTGTGTGCATGGGCATTGGCCCCCAGGGATTGGGCGCGGGCATGGCATGGCCGGTGTCGGTCTTTCCCTGGCGAAAAGCGGTGAACGAATCGTAGACGACGGCGGTGGCAATGCCATGATCGATCATATCCACACGCTGCTTCGGTACGCCTTCGTAGTCGAATGCCTGCGGCAAGCCTGCCGGATCATGCCCATCATCGTAGATCGTTACCAGCGGACTGGCAATCTGCTTGCCGAACTGACCGTTCATAAAGCTGCGCTCCTCCTGGACGGCCAGGGCGGAAAGGCCCATGAAGACCAGGTTTTGCAGCATATCCGCGACGGCATAAGTATCGAGCACGACCGGGTATTCGCCCAGCGGAAAATCGATGGGATTGCGGCTGCGCTCGGCCTTTTGCACCGCCTCACGCGCCATGGCCTCGAAGTCGATGGTCGAGGCATCGGTTGCGAGACGCTGCGTATAGCCCGAACCCTGGGCGTCGGCCATCACGACGGCGTGGCACTCGGCCTCGGTACGCGGCTCATAGGCAAAAATGCCCAGCGAGTTCGCGACCGCCACTTCGGTGGTATCAGTCGAAAAGGCTCCGGCGGCTTCCAGGCCGCGTTCCTTCGCCAGTTGCACGATGATTCCGACGTTGCGGGCGCGTTCTTCGGGACTATATTGAGCGGTGCGCTGGCTGTATGCTGGCGCGGCAATGATAGGCCCCGGGCCGGGCAGCGAACGAAATTCTGGATTTTCGGGCGAGATACGCGCAATTCCCAGGGCCTGCTCCGTAACGCGGCGCAGCGATTCGTCGTCCAGGCGATTGGTTGTGGCGACTCCCGTTCTTTTGCCCACGACAGCACGCACATGCAGTTCATGGTTGCTCTCGGCCACATTTTGATGAATATGGTTGTTGGCGAAGCGCGTCAGGGCGCTCTCCGTGCCAAAATAGAGTACTTCGGTCTGTTCGGCCCTTGAATAGCCGAGAATTGTATTGAGCAAGGAACGCACTTTTGACTCATCGGCATACATGGTTTTGTACTCTTTCTTTTCTACCAGCGCCCGACGCCGACCTGGACATTGCGGAACCGCGCGGGTGCAGCCCCATGGCCGGTACGCATGACCTGCATCGGTTCGCCTTTGCCGCAGTTGGGAGTGCCCCAGACGACCCAGTGGTCGCGGTTGCAGATGGCATCGCACGAACCCCAGAACTGGGGGGTGATGCCGGTATAGGTGGCATTCTTCAAGATGCGGCCCAGCTTGCCGTGCTTGATTTCGTAGGCCAGCTCAACGCCGAACTGGAAGTTCAAGCGGCGGTCGTCGATGCTCCAACTCTTGTTGATGCTCATGTAGATGCCATCATCAGTATCGGCAATCAGATCGTCCAGCGTCCAGGTTCCTGGTTCCAGGCTGACGTTGGTCATGCGGATCATCGGCAGGCGATTCCAGTTGTCGGCGCGCACGCAGCCATTGCTCGTCAAACCAAGCAAGGGCGCGGTATCCCGTGACATCAAGTAGCCGGTAAAGTTGCCGTTGGTGACAATAGCCGTGCGCTGGGCGGGCACACCCTCGTCATCCCAGCCGAAGGTGCCCAACCCGCCAGGGATGGTGGCGTCGGCGGTGATATTGACGACATCCGAGCCGTAACGAAAATGACCCAATTTATCGGTTGTCAGAAAGCTCTTGCCGACAAAGCCCGCTTCATATCCCAGCACGCGATCCAGTTCAATGGGATGGCCGCAGGATTCATGCACCTGCAGCGCGACCTGCGGCCCATCGAGTATAATGGTTGTAATACCGGAAGGGCATTGAGGAGCGGCGAGCAGCTTCACGGCCTCTTCGCCGATCCTGGCGCCATGATCTGGCAGGCGCATGACCTCAATGAATTCGTAGCCAGAGGTTCCCGCCTGGCGACCGAAGGAATTAGGGTAAGAGCGCGTCTGTATCTCGCTGCTCGTGGGATCGACGGCGCTGGCATCAATGGCCGCGCCTATGTCGAACAGTTCCTGCTCGACCTCGCTGCCCTCTGAACTGACGAACAGCTTGCGCTCGCGGGCATACTCCATGTTGGCGCTGGTCAACGCCACGCCCTGCACGCTGCGCATAGCGGCATCGGCAGCGAGCAACAACTCTACTTTCTGGTTGAGGGGAACGGCAAAAGGGTCTTTTTGCATGGGCG
Encoded here:
- a CDS encoding PQQ-binding-like beta-propeller repeat protein, with the protein product MSYPRLRSVVLLSAFLIMLLLASAPSAFARSLHSNFPLGCPSITSFTPSSGAPGTPVTLTGCGFTGSTSVTFHGVVASFVVNSDTQITATVPVGATSGVIAVYTPTKTVKSPGKFIVLKASASITLSPTVGPPTSSITVTGSGFSKNKAVDVYFDTSDEALAGTDGQGAFSITITVPADAVPGTHTVSAVQRYTGLTAQASFLVQTNWDEFGYNLQHSGTNPYENVLNPSNVSGLGLDWTAATGDDVASVPAVVNGVVYVGSYDDNLYAFNAQTGAELWKAATGSLVLSSPAVANGVVYAGSYDGNLYAFNAVHGSLLWKAPVGTSIASSPAIANGVVYVGSIDGNLYAFNAQTGSELWFAATGNSIYSSPAVANGVVYIGSSDDNLYAYALPIQHRAQPPARPNPAQLHPNLKLRPQS
- a CDS encoding TldD/PmbA family protein, with the translated sequence MYADESKVRSLLNTILGYSRAEQTEVLYFGTESALTRFANNHIHQNVAESNHELHVRAVVGKRTGVATTNRLDDESLRRVTEQALGIARISPENPEFRSLPGPGPIIAAPAYSQRTAQYSPEERARNVGIIVQLAKERGLEAAGAFSTDTTEVAVANSLGIFAYEPRTEAECHAVVMADAQGSGYTQRLATDASTIDFEAMAREAVQKAERSRNPIDFPLGEYPVVLDTYAVADMLQNLVFMGLSALAVQEERSFMNGQFGKQIASPLVTIYDDGHDPAGLPQAFDYEGVPKQRVDMIDHGIATAVVYDSFTAFRQGKTDTGHAMPAPNPWGPMPMHTMMEAGDASLEELIRGIERGIYVTRFHYTNTVHPVKTLFTGMTRDGTFLIEHGELSSPLKNFRFTQSILDALRDVQAIGRERIQCRDYIPVLAPALRIARFNFTGVTSS
- a CDS encoding TldD/PmbA family protein, producing the protein MRDIANRALNIAQQLGASYVDVRVMERTTEGIVVKNGNVEGVASGTSSGFNVRVIVDGAWGFASSARMDDAEAEHVARQAVQIARASALVAGEPVRLSPLAPQHGFYRTPMQKDPFAVPLNQKVELLLAADAAMRSVQGVALTSANMEYARERKLFVSSEGSEVEQELFDIGAAIDASAVDPTSSEIQTRSYPNSFGRQAGTSGYEFIEVMRLPDHGARIGEEAVKLLAAPQCPSGITTIILDGPQVALQVHESCGHPIELDRVLGYEAGFVGKSFLTTDKLGHFRYGSDVVNITADATIPGGLGTFGWDDEGVPAQRTAIVTNGNFTGYLMSRDTAPLLGLTSNGCVRADNWNRLPMIRMTNVSLEPGTWTLDDLIADTDDGIYMSINKSWSIDDRRLNFQFGVELAYEIKHGKLGRILKNATYTGITPQFWGSCDAICNRDHWVVWGTPNCGKGEPMQVMRTGHGAAPARFRNVQVGVGRW